From the Rhodoferax sp. WC2427 genome, one window contains:
- a CDS encoding LysR substrate-binding domain-containing protein: MNDIELRLWNQFAVLADALHFGRAAQRLHMTQPPLTQAIALLEKRLAVRLFDRTKRSVQLTATGRALLPEVLDLLARAQALPEHARAAAAGELGRLRLAFVSTVGFALLPQWVRGFRALYPQVQMELVEATGDVQLQAFARGELDAGFMLHAPGFAPVGLERHTVHQEPLVLAVPEQHALGARPRLTLAAVLDAPLVIFPRRSVPSLYDAIFAAYHAAGHLPTVAQEAIQMQTIVNLVSAGLGCAWVPHSVTQFQRPGVVYRSVEPGKKGKSAVALPGCETSLVWSAAHTSPALERFVAFVAQ; encoded by the coding sequence ATGAATGACATCGAACTAAGGCTGTGGAACCAGTTTGCCGTGCTCGCCGACGCGCTGCACTTTGGCCGCGCCGCCCAGCGCCTGCACATGACCCAGCCGCCGCTGACGCAGGCCATCGCCCTGCTGGAAAAGCGCCTGGCCGTGCGCCTGTTCGACCGTACCAAGCGCAGCGTGCAGCTCACCGCCACCGGGCGGGCGCTGCTGCCCGAAGTGCTGGACCTGCTGGCCCGCGCCCAGGCCTTGCCCGAACACGCCCGGGCGGCAGCGGCGGGCGAGCTGGGCCGCCTGCGGCTGGCCTTTGTGTCTACCGTGGGATTTGCGTTGCTGCCGCAGTGGGTGCGCGGCTTTCGGGCCCTGTACCCGCAGGTGCAGATGGAGCTGGTGGAGGCCACTGGCGACGTGCAGCTACAGGCCTTTGCCCGGGGTGAACTGGATGCAGGCTTCATGCTGCACGCCCCGGGTTTCGCCCCGGTCGGGCTGGAGCGCCACACCGTGCACCAGGAGCCGCTGGTGCTGGCCGTGCCCGAGCAGCACGCCCTGGGGGCACGGCCCCGGCTGACGCTGGCGGCCGTGCTGGACGCGCCGCTGGTGATCTTTCCGCGCCGCAGCGTGCCCTCGCTGTATGACGCGATCTTTGCCGCCTACCACGCCGCCGGGCACCTGCCCACGGTCGCGCAAGAGGCCATCCAGATGCAGACCATCGTCAACCTGGTGTCCGCCGGGCTGGGCTGCGCCTGGGTGCCGCACAGCGTGACGCAGTTCCAGCGGCCGGGGGTGGTGTACCGCAGTGTGGAGCCGGGCAAAAAGGGCAAAAGTGCAGTGGCGCTGCCGGGGTGCGAAACCAG